One Brevibacillus choshinensis genomic window carries:
- a CDS encoding futalosine hydrolase yields the protein MEDVQKAQRILVVTSVEPEREAVLRGIGDDDRFTVRIGGVGPIAAAASTARILAVEESFDLVVCAGISGGFVGQAEVGSLVVASEIVCADLGAETAEGFSSLDELGFGSASVPVDQRMVDRVTDAFMKAGLPARKGPVLTLSTVTGTAETALELSRRMPGAAAEAMEGYGVAVAAQDAGVPVLEIRAVSNAIGPRDKSAWRIKDALAALEAASSVLREVLR from the coding sequence ATGGAAGATGTTCAGAAAGCGCAGCGCATACTGGTCGTGACATCGGTCGAACCAGAGCGTGAAGCGGTTTTGCGCGGAATTGGCGACGATGATCGGTTTACCGTCCGAATCGGAGGAGTAGGTCCGATCGCAGCAGCGGCGAGTACGGCGAGAATATTGGCAGTGGAAGAGTCCTTTGATTTGGTCGTTTGCGCCGGGATCAGCGGCGGCTTTGTCGGTCAAGCTGAAGTGGGCTCACTGGTTGTAGCCAGCGAAATCGTGTGCGCCGATCTGGGAGCAGAGACGGCAGAAGGCTTTTCCAGTCTGGACGAGCTCGGATTCGGGTCGGCCAGCGTCCCAGTCGATCAACGGATGGTTGATCGGGTGACAGATGCTTTCATGAAAGCAGGCTTGCCAGCGAGAAAAGGACCTGTCCTTACTTTGTCTACCGTAACCGGCACAGCTGAAACGGCACTGGAGCTGTCCAGGAGAATGCCGGGTGCTGCGGCCGAGGCGATGGAGGGCTATGGCGTGGCGGTTGCCGCACAGGATGCGGGAGTGCCTGTTTTGGAGATCCGAGCCGTATCCAATGCGATCGGCCCGCGTGACAAGTCTGCCTGGCGAATCAAAGACGCACTTGCTGCCTTGGAAGCAGCCAGTTCCGTACTACGGGAGGTATTACGATGA
- a CDS encoding SRPBCC family protein, which yields MSAFQVETQIESSVEQVWWAWTQTDRIAQWFAPEANVEPWLGGAFELFFIPGNREQMGTKGCIFTLFEPKERLGFTWKGPDQFADLMNQENSLTYVLVTLSEDEGKTRVVLEHFGWQEGEAWERARSWHEMAWTSALESLRGAIESGKGDLCCAPQANGK from the coding sequence ATGAGTGCCTTTCAAGTAGAAACGCAGATTGAGTCATCCGTAGAGCAAGTATGGTGGGCTTGGACTCAAACCGATCGGATCGCTCAATGGTTCGCGCCAGAAGCAAATGTAGAACCTTGGCTAGGTGGGGCGTTTGAGCTGTTCTTTATCCCAGGCAATCGCGAGCAAATGGGAACGAAGGGCTGCATTTTCACGCTTTTTGAACCAAAAGAAAGACTTGGCTTCACGTGGAAGGGTCCCGACCAGTTCGCGGACCTGATGAATCAAGAGAATTCTCTGACTTACGTGCTCGTTACCTTGTCAGAGGACGAGGGGAAAACCCGAGTGGTCCTCGAGCATTTCGGCTGGCAGGAAGGCGAGGCGTGGGAGCGTGCCCGCTCCTGGCATGAAATGGCTTGGACTTCGGCTTTGGAAAGTCTGCGAGGTGCGATTGAATCAGGGAAAGGAGATCTGTGCTGCGCTCCCCAGGCAAATGGAAAGTAA
- a CDS encoding YitT family protein: MDQSITKSTHQKLPLGKLLKRIFFILIGASLVSVGLEIFLVPNQIIDGGIVGISIIASHLTGWSLGIFLFLLNLPFLIVGYRQIGKTFAISTLFGVTIMSVGTTLLHPVPGLTDDPLLAAVFGGIILGIGVGLVLRYGGSLDGTEIIAVLFNKKTPFSVGEIVMFFNFFILGSAGFVFGWDRAMYSLIAYYIAFKMIDLTIEGFQESKSVWIISEYHKEVGDAIVARLGRGVTYLIGEGGYTGDEKKVVFCIITRLEEAKLKLIVEDIDPSAFLAVGNIHDVRGGQFKKNAIH; this comes from the coding sequence ATGGATCAATCAATCACCAAGTCGACTCACCAAAAATTGCCGTTGGGAAAATTGCTGAAAAGAATCTTCTTCATCCTGATCGGTGCTTCTCTCGTCTCTGTAGGTTTGGAAATCTTTCTGGTTCCGAATCAAATCATTGACGGTGGTATTGTAGGCATTTCGATTATCGCGTCTCATTTGACTGGATGGTCTCTTGGCATTTTTCTATTTTTACTCAATTTACCGTTCCTGATTGTTGGCTACAGGCAGATTGGAAAGACGTTTGCCATCTCTACGCTATTTGGTGTAACGATCATGTCCGTTGGAACCACGCTGCTGCATCCGGTTCCGGGACTGACGGATGACCCGCTGCTTGCTGCTGTATTTGGCGGAATCATCTTGGGAATCGGTGTTGGGCTCGTCCTTCGCTATGGAGGATCTTTGGATGGCACTGAGATCATTGCCGTCCTGTTTAATAAGAAAACCCCTTTCTCCGTTGGTGAGATCGTCATGTTTTTCAACTTTTTCATTTTGGGCAGCGCCGGATTCGTCTTCGGTTGGGATCGTGCGATGTACTCGCTGATCGCCTATTACATTGCTTTCAAAATGATCGATCTGACCATCGAAGGCTTCCAGGAATCCAAATCGGTTTGGATTATTAGCGAATATCACAAGGAAGTAGGAGATGCGATCGTTGCTCGTCTGGGCCGCGGCGTCACCTACCTGATAGGTGAAGGGGGCTATACAGGCGATGAGAAGAAGGTCGTCTTCTGCATCATTACCCGTCTGGAAGAAGCAAAGCTGAAGCTGATCGTCGAGGATATCGACCCGAGCGCCTTTTTGGCAGTCGGCAACATTCACGATGTACGCGGAGGGCAGTTCAAAAAGAATGCGATTCACTGA
- a CDS encoding acyl-CoA thioesterase — protein sequence MPHQIEFSVRSTDLDFIGHVNNAKYLEYMEWARFDWIWQTGLTLDELQRRAIMPVVANININYRKELRIREQVIAKTSAVKVGEKSFVIRHELYNQKEQLVADADVTMVMIDANSRRSTEIPAELRDALMAELALP from the coding sequence ATGCCCCATCAAATCGAATTTTCCGTGAGGTCCACGGATCTGGACTTTATTGGACACGTAAACAATGCAAAATATTTGGAGTACATGGAGTGGGCGCGCTTTGACTGGATCTGGCAGACCGGACTGACACTCGACGAGCTGCAGCGCCGCGCGATCATGCCTGTCGTCGCCAATATCAATATCAATTACCGAAAAGAGCTGCGGATCCGGGAGCAAGTCATCGCCAAAACATCAGCGGTAAAAGTAGGGGAAAAAAGCTTTGTCATCAGACACGAGCTCTATAACCAAAAGGAGCAGCTGGTCGCAGATGCCGATGTCACGATGGTGATGATCGACGCAAACTCGAGGCGCTCTACGGAAATCCCAGCCGAGCTGCGGGATGCGTTGATGGCGGAGCTGGCGCTTCCTTAG
- a CDS encoding VOC family protein, producing the protein MIRKIATVAVYVEDQQKAKTFWTEKVGFEIKQEHPMGPDSSWLEVGPAGAQTALVIYPKRMMKNWEEMKASIVFECEDVQGIYEAMKAKGVVFEGEPNKMQWGTFVSFMDEDGNRFLLKE; encoded by the coding sequence ATGATTCGCAAAATCGCGACGGTGGCTGTTTATGTAGAAGACCAGCAAAAGGCAAAGACATTTTGGACGGAAAAAGTAGGCTTCGAGATTAAGCAGGAGCATCCCATGGGACCGGACAGCAGCTGGCTGGAGGTCGGACCGGCTGGGGCCCAGACAGCTCTCGTGATTTATCCGAAGCGCATGATGAAGAACTGGGAAGAAATGAAGGCTTCTATCGTGTTTGAGTGCGAGGATGTGCAGGGCATCTATGAAGCGATGAAGGCAAAGGGTGTAGTGTTTGAAGGCGAGCCGAACAAGATGCAGTGGGGGACGTTTGTATCCTTCATGGATGAGGACGGCAATCGCTTTTTGTTAAAAGAATAG
- a CDS encoding superoxide dismutase family protein, with the protein MSMYHPNGYHPQSVSSQQQYRPTQAIAEIQGGPLAPELQGYIVFTDVPYGTDVYVEVSGLPPYQPASGSQQPIGPFGFHLHDKGACIVGDPKDPFQSAGSHWNPTNQPHGNHAGDFPPLFSNDGYARMNFFTNKFQAADVIGKTVIIHQNPDDFRSQPAGNSGKRLACGVIQAG; encoded by the coding sequence ATGAGCATGTATCACCCCAACGGGTACCACCCTCAATCGGTTTCCTCCCAGCAGCAGTACAGGCCAACGCAAGCTATAGCAGAAATTCAAGGCGGACCTTTGGCTCCGGAGCTTCAGGGATACATTGTATTTACTGACGTCCCCTACGGCACTGACGTTTATGTAGAGGTCAGCGGTCTCCCGCCTTATCAGCCAGCTAGCGGCAGCCAGCAGCCGATCGGTCCCTTCGGCTTTCATTTGCATGATAAAGGAGCCTGCATCGTAGGAGATCCAAAAGATCCTTTCCAGTCGGCAGGCTCACACTGGAACCCGACGAATCAACCCCATGGCAATCACGCAGGGGACTTTCCCCCTCTCTTTTCCAATGATGGGTACGCTCGCATGAATTTCTTTACGAATAAATTTCAGGCGGCTGACGTTATCGGCAAAACCGTCATTATCCATCAAAACCCCGACGATTTCCGCTCACAGCCTGCCGGCAACTCCGGAAAGCGCTTGGCTTGTGGCGTCATCCAAGCAGGGTAA
- a CDS encoding HAD family hydrolase, which translates to MSALTTILFDLDDTLFDFSACWEKGMQQTVATHPLTADLDGAALLEALRRHGDDLWVDVIAKRYDFTQYRQLRLQRAMADFNRQISAEEVDGFQQAYAAACMNAVTGDSAVQQLISELAERYTLGIVTNGPVDMAFIKLSRLGLSDYFPKERVFLSELIGYHKPDPRIYATVLQELGAEPAQVLFVGDTWDADVAGAMDAGMSAVWINPKGKKPATSHQPLATIERLEQLRAYV; encoded by the coding sequence ATGTCTGCTTTAACTACGATCTTATTTGACTTGGACGACACGCTTTTTGATTTTTCTGCCTGCTGGGAAAAGGGGATGCAGCAAACGGTTGCCACCCATCCGTTGACAGCCGATCTGGATGGAGCCGCACTATTGGAAGCTCTGCGCCGCCACGGTGATGACTTGTGGGTCGACGTGATAGCGAAACGTTACGACTTTACCCAATATCGGCAGCTGCGGCTGCAGCGTGCGATGGCTGATTTCAATCGCCAGATCAGCGCCGAAGAGGTCGATGGCTTTCAGCAAGCCTATGCTGCGGCTTGCATGAATGCCGTCACGGGGGACTCGGCTGTGCAGCAGTTGATCTCGGAATTGGCGGAGCGATATACGTTGGGGATTGTCACCAATGGGCCTGTCGATATGGCCTTCATCAAGCTAAGCCGTCTCGGTTTATCGGACTATTTCCCGAAAGAACGCGTTTTTCTCTCGGAGCTGATTGGCTATCACAAGCCCGATCCGCGCATTTATGCAACAGTCTTGCAGGAGCTCGGCGCAGAGCCTGCTCAGGTCCTGTTCGTGGGAGACACGTGGGATGCCGATGTCGCAGGAGCGATGGATGCGGGAATGTCAGCAGTCTGGATCAACCCGAAAGGAAAGAAGCCTGCGACAAGCCATCAGCCTTTGGCTACCATCGAGCGGTTGGAGCAATTGCGGGCGTATGTATAA
- a CDS encoding DMT family transporter, translating to MNQSQWKQQFFGAICLTLAAAIWGGVYVVSKVVLDVIPPFTLLILRFAIALIVLGAFVVARKEYIAKKDFPMMMLIAFVGVTISIAAQFVGTKLSTAHMGALITSASPAFIAIFAVWLLKESVNWKQLAGILLATIGVLIVIGVPDKADAQSSLTGNLILLVAAVSWGLYTVLCKRATQTYSSLAVTTYVALFGLIFTSPVMVWEMSVTPISWSFGWEIWAGVLYIGIISTAGAFYLWNKGFELMHAGSGAGFFFVQPIVGAALGWLLLHEHLGWGFFAGAAFIFLGVALSNLQPTKATEQQHQT from the coding sequence ATGAACCAATCACAATGGAAACAACAGTTTTTCGGAGCGATCTGCCTGACGCTCGCAGCTGCCATCTGGGGCGGCGTCTACGTCGTGAGCAAGGTCGTGCTGGATGTCATCCCGCCTTTTACCCTGCTGATCCTGCGCTTTGCGATCGCGCTGATCGTCCTCGGTGCTTTTGTCGTCGCCCGAAAAGAGTACATCGCCAAAAAGGACTTTCCCATGATGATGCTCATCGCATTCGTGGGCGTCACCATCTCCATTGCCGCACAGTTTGTCGGTACCAAGCTGTCCACCGCTCACATGGGAGCTTTGATCACCTCCGCATCGCCTGCTTTTATCGCCATCTTTGCCGTCTGGCTGCTGAAGGAGAGCGTAAATTGGAAGCAGCTCGCGGGAATCCTGCTGGCAACGATCGGCGTTCTCATCGTCATCGGCGTTCCTGACAAGGCAGATGCACAATCATCCCTGACCGGCAACCTGATTCTGCTCGTCGCCGCCGTCAGCTGGGGGCTTTATACGGTCCTATGCAAGAGAGCCACGCAGACGTATTCATCACTCGCGGTCACCACGTACGTCGCCTTGTTTGGTTTGATCTTCACCAGCCCTGTCATGGTTTGGGAGATGTCTGTCACTCCGATTTCCTGGTCGTTTGGCTGGGAGATTTGGGCCGGCGTCCTGTATATCGGGATCATTTCCACCGCAGGGGCGTTTTATCTGTGGAACAAAGGCTTCGAGCTGATGCATGCGGGAAGCGGTGCCGGATTTTTCTTCGTCCAGCCGATCGTCGGCGCCGCTCTGGGCTGGCTCTTGCTGCATGAGCATCTGGGCTGGGGCTTTTTCGCCGGGGCTGCCTTTATCTTTCTCGGCGTTGCCCTCTCGAATCTGCAGCCAACCAAAGCAACTGAACAGCAGCATCAGACGTAA
- a CDS encoding DinB family protein, whose product MFEQTLLPSLQTARSRYADVLANLEEKELVWKLAPGSNSIGFLIRHIAEVEYRFCSMFFGRPVPDGVELATIGNVKDEGIYTDLSALHSFREASFAYLLESLASLPEEAWDAPCVAPIATLTPRQALGRLIYHNGYHAGQIGLIRKYGGNA is encoded by the coding sequence ATGTTTGAGCAGACCCTGCTGCCCTCTCTGCAAACGGCACGTTCCCGCTACGCAGATGTGCTGGCCAATCTGGAGGAAAAGGAGCTTGTCTGGAAGTTGGCTCCCGGCTCCAATTCGATCGGCTTTTTGATCCGCCATATTGCTGAAGTCGAGTATCGTTTTTGTTCCATGTTTTTTGGGCGTCCTGTGCCAGATGGCGTGGAGCTGGCTACGATCGGAAATGTTAAAGACGAAGGAATCTATACGGACCTGAGCGCTCTCCATTCTTTTCGCGAGGCATCGTTTGCCTATCTGCTCGAATCGTTAGCGTCACTGCCTGAAGAGGCATGGGACGCGCCTTGTGTGGCGCCGATTGCGACCCTCACTCCTCGCCAGGCGCTCGGTCGCTTGATCTACCACAACGGATATCATGCAGGCCAAATCGGCTTGATTCGCAAATACGGAGGAAATGCATGA
- a CDS encoding 1,4-dihydroxy-6-naphthoate synthase produces MKIAFSPCPNDTFVFHAWAHGLIPGAPELDIMYADIDITNHLAINTEGPEVMKISYAALPWVLQDYALIPCGGALGRGCGPLVLTQDSNDPAQLSGKRVAVPSERSTAYLLFRLWAAQNVPGGVGEIVVMPFHEIMPAVRDGKIDAGLVIHEARFTYQNYGLALMTDLGNWWESDTGLPIPLGAIIARRSMDIESLTKWTRASVEYAWAHPEASKEYVACHAQEMAPEVTQAHIDLYVNEFTRDLGEDGFAAITALLSRAADEGLVPKFDLALLRS; encoded by the coding sequence ATGAAGATCGCTTTTTCCCCATGTCCGAATGACACGTTTGTATTCCACGCTTGGGCGCACGGACTCATCCCCGGTGCACCTGAGCTGGATATCATGTATGCGGACATCGACATTACGAACCATTTGGCCATCAATACGGAAGGCCCGGAAGTCATGAAAATTTCCTATGCGGCTTTGCCGTGGGTCTTGCAAGATTACGCACTGATTCCGTGCGGTGGTGCGCTCGGCAGAGGATGCGGTCCTCTCGTATTGACCCAAGACAGCAATGATCCAGCCCAGCTTTCGGGAAAACGGGTGGCGGTCCCTAGCGAAAGGTCTACGGCATACCTGTTGTTCCGTCTGTGGGCAGCGCAAAACGTGCCTGGCGGAGTGGGAGAAATCGTGGTGATGCCTTTCCACGAAATCATGCCAGCGGTGCGTGACGGGAAGATTGATGCGGGTCTGGTGATTCACGAGGCGCGTTTCACTTATCAAAATTATGGCTTGGCGCTGATGACGGACTTGGGCAACTGGTGGGAGTCAGACACAGGTCTGCCCATTCCTTTGGGAGCCATCATCGCACGCCGTTCCATGGATATCGAGTCCTTGACCAAATGGACGCGCGCATCCGTCGAATACGCGTGGGCACATCCAGAGGCTTCCAAGGAATATGTCGCGTGCCATGCCCAAGAGATGGCGCCAGAGGTCACGCAAGCCCATATCGATTTGTATGTAAATGAATTTACGCGGGATCTGGGCGAGGATGGATTTGCGGCGATCACGGCATTGCTCTCCCGTGCTGCCGACGAGGGGCTCGTCCCGAAATTCGATTTGGCTCTCTTGCGTTCCTGA
- the hisC gene encoding histidinol-phosphate transaminase — translation MKLDQMVRNVYPNLMPYTCSLADLPVEEMKQALGRDQVYKLSFNENPLGPSPKAIEAMQKSLQQLNLYPSSAGEAVLNKIAAKEGVRPENVILSNGADEMIILVAQTFLEPDDEAIIPEICFVQYLASTHLMGATPVFSPMKEDLGIDLEGALQKITEKTKVIFLCNPNNPTGTAIPEEDLKAFIARVPENVLVVIDEAYHEFADGDGYASSVELVKDYANVFVIRTFSKIYSLAAARIGYGIGQAALVDAVNHVRPPFNVNSIAQAGALASLDDAEHVAASRQSNRIGKELLCKTLDALGLPYLKSQTNFVCVDTKRDGKEVFDRLAERGFIVRTLAGYGLKSSLRISIGRPEEMEAFVQAFKEVMQN, via the coding sequence ATGAAGCTAGACCAAATGGTTCGCAACGTCTATCCCAACCTGATGCCGTATACTTGCTCGCTCGCCGATTTGCCTGTCGAGGAAATGAAACAGGCGCTGGGAAGAGATCAGGTGTACAAGCTGTCCTTTAATGAGAATCCGCTGGGGCCTTCTCCGAAAGCGATCGAGGCGATGCAGAAGTCCCTCCAGCAGCTGAATCTGTACCCGAGCTCGGCAGGCGAAGCCGTATTGAACAAAATCGCGGCAAAAGAAGGCGTACGTCCTGAAAACGTGATTTTGTCCAACGGCGCTGATGAAATGATCATCCTTGTCGCACAGACGTTTTTGGAGCCTGACGACGAGGCGATCATTCCGGAAATCTGCTTCGTGCAGTATCTGGCTTCGACTCACTTGATGGGGGCCACGCCGGTCTTCTCTCCAATGAAGGAAGATCTCGGCATTGATCTGGAAGGGGCGCTGCAAAAGATCACCGAGAAAACGAAGGTCATCTTCCTCTGCAATCCGAACAACCCGACCGGTACCGCCATTCCGGAAGAAGATCTGAAGGCATTTATTGCGCGGGTTCCGGAAAACGTACTGGTCGTCATTGACGAGGCCTACCACGAATTTGCGGATGGGGACGGCTACGCCTCCTCCGTCGAGCTCGTCAAAGACTACGCCAATGTGTTCGTCATCCGCACGTTCTCCAAAATCTATTCGCTTGCTGCCGCGCGGATCGGATACGGAATCGGACAAGCCGCTCTCGTGGATGCTGTCAATCACGTGAGGCCTCCGTTCAACGTAAACAGCATCGCTCAGGCAGGTGCACTGGCCAGTCTGGATGACGCCGAGCATGTGGCCGCATCCAGACAGAGCAACCGAATCGGAAAAGAGCTGTTGTGCAAGACCTTGGACGCACTGGGGCTGCCTTATCTGAAGAGTCAGACCAACTTTGTTTGCGTCGATACGAAACGGGACGGCAAAGAGGTATTCGATCGCCTGGCCGAGCGCGGATTTATCGTGCGTACGCTCGCAGGCTACGGGCTCAAATCCTCGCTGCGCATCTCGATCGGGCGCCCTGAGGAAATGGAAGCATTCGTCCAAGCCTTTAAAGAAGTCATGCAAAACTAA
- a CDS encoding iron-containing alcohol dehydrogenase family protein: protein MFTIPGPGKYVREVELVKEIGAYVRSFGNSALMIGGKTALSVVESTITASLEKEGIENQGFVWYGGECSWSKVEELRTIVQDRKPEVLVAVGGGKAIDTVKAVAFAENLPLLAVPTIAATCAPATPIAIMYDDEGTFIEISHRSKAPNVVLVDTKVISAAPYRFLAAGIGDTLAKWFESSASVQKSQPTALNQSAVRLAEGLYQLLLEKGPSAIETIKQGNVDQAVNDVIDSIILISGSVSGYGGDDCRTAAAHAIYSGLTIFPEVHNTYHGEIVAFGILSQLVLEGKSEETIRELIAYYQKVELPYTLADMAITELSPEDWDRLGVVTVGIEDMDNMPFAVTPEMVVKAIQGADEIGRKVNQP from the coding sequence ATGTTCACTATTCCAGGCCCTGGAAAATATGTACGAGAAGTAGAGCTAGTAAAAGAAATCGGCGCCTACGTTCGCAGCTTCGGAAACAGCGCGCTCATGATCGGCGGAAAGACAGCTTTATCAGTCGTAGAATCTACCATTACAGCCAGCTTGGAAAAAGAGGGAATCGAGAATCAAGGCTTCGTCTGGTATGGCGGTGAATGCTCGTGGTCCAAGGTTGAAGAGCTCCGCACCATCGTACAGGATCGAAAACCCGAGGTGCTCGTTGCAGTCGGTGGCGGCAAGGCCATTGATACCGTAAAGGCGGTTGCCTTTGCCGAAAACCTGCCTCTGCTGGCAGTACCGACGATCGCGGCCACCTGCGCGCCGGCCACTCCTATTGCGATCATGTATGACGATGAGGGAACATTCATTGAAATCAGCCATCGCTCAAAAGCTCCCAATGTAGTGCTCGTCGATACAAAAGTGATCAGTGCAGCGCCTTATCGCTTCCTGGCAGCCGGGATCGGCGACACATTGGCGAAATGGTTTGAGTCTTCTGCATCCGTCCAAAAAAGCCAACCGACGGCGCTCAATCAAAGCGCAGTTCGTCTGGCAGAGGGCCTCTACCAGCTGCTGCTGGAAAAAGGTCCATCTGCGATAGAGACCATCAAGCAAGGAAACGTCGATCAAGCGGTGAACGACGTCATCGACAGCATCATCCTGATCAGCGGAAGCGTGAGCGGATATGGCGGCGACGATTGCCGTACGGCTGCAGCGCATGCGATTTACTCAGGATTGACCATCTTCCCCGAAGTACATAACACCTACCACGGAGAGATCGTCGCATTCGGCATCTTGTCCCAGCTCGTTCTGGAAGGCAAAAGTGAAGAAACCATCCGCGAGCTGATCGCTTACTATCAAAAAGTGGAGCTTCCTTACACCCTCGCTGATATGGCGATTACGGAGCTGTCGCCGGAAGATTGGGACCGACTGGGTGTCGTGACCGTCGGGATCGAAGACATGGACAACATGCCTTTTGCCGTGACTCCTGAGATGGTGGTCAAAGCGATCCAGGGAGCAGATGAAATCGGAAGGAAGGTTAACCAGCCATGA
- a CDS encoding cold-shock protein, with product MQTGTVKWFNAEKGYGFIAVEGGNDVFVHFSAIQGEGFKSLEEGQRVEFNVVEGNRGPQAENVVKL from the coding sequence ATGCAAACAGGTACAGTTAAATGGTTCAACGCTGAAAAAGGTTATGGCTTCATCGCAGTTGAAGGCGGCAACGATGTATTCGTTCACTTCAGCGCAATCCAAGGCGAAGGTTTCAAATCCCTCGAAGAAGGCCAACGCGTTGAGTTCAACGTAGTAGAAGGCAACCGTGGACCACAAGCTGAGAACGTTGTAAAACTGTAA
- the eutH gene encoding ethanolamine utilization protein EutH, which translates to MEHIGSVIIYIIMLCAVIGAVAAIRNSDEGLGKEFMEGLHSTGYIFVPAAGIMASLPYISWFVEKAVSPIFHAIGADPALAATAILASDMGGYQLANILKSSTEGWVMAMVVGLMAGATIVFSIPMGLAMLDKRDHKYMALGVMSGILTVPIGAFITSAILSLTNAQVRAEISTNADSTYAFAIGIGQVLLNLSPILIFVVAIAAGLRFMPDLMIRGFMLFGKTMDAGIKLVLVFSIVQHFTGLFSTLFGAWGFDPIIADPKDQYRALETAGYIGIMLAGAFPMVYLLRKYAAKPLEALGSKLGLSSTGSAGLLATIANILAMFRLVRSMPPKDKVVNISFAVCAAFLLGDHLSFSANFQPNIILPVMLGKLGAGVIAIGLSYWLSVPKALELEKQDRAAGIIGPDEYLEEKSSVAQEVAATKE; encoded by the coding sequence ATGGAACACATTGGAAGTGTCATTATTTACATTATCATGCTGTGTGCCGTCATCGGGGCTGTCGCAGCCATCCGCAACAGCGATGAAGGACTTGGCAAGGAATTCATGGAAGGCTTGCATTCGACCGGTTATATTTTCGTTCCTGCTGCCGGTATCATGGCCTCTCTTCCTTATATTTCCTGGTTCGTCGAAAAGGCCGTATCCCCTATTTTCCATGCCATCGGAGCTGACCCGGCGCTGGCTGCCACCGCCATTCTCGCCTCGGACATGGGTGGTTACCAGCTGGCCAATATCTTGAAAAGCTCAACAGAAGGCTGGGTCATGGCGATGGTTGTCGGTCTCATGGCTGGTGCTACTATCGTATTTTCGATTCCGATGGGACTGGCCATGCTCGACAAGCGCGACCATAAATACATGGCATTGGGCGTCATGTCCGGCATTCTGACCGTTCCGATCGGAGCCTTCATCACCAGCGCGATTCTTTCCTTGACCAATGCGCAGGTACGCGCTGAGATTTCCACCAACGCCGATTCCACCTACGCTTTTGCGATTGGCATTGGGCAAGTCCTCTTGAATCTTTCCCCGATCCTGATCTTTGTGGTGGCGATTGCTGCCGGACTGCGCTTCATGCCTGACTTGATGATTCGCGGATTCATGCTCTTCGGGAAAACCATGGACGCCGGTATCAAACTCGTTCTCGTCTTTTCCATCGTGCAGCACTTTACGGGACTTTTCTCCACCTTGTTTGGCGCGTGGGGCTTTGATCCGATTATCGCCGATCCGAAAGATCAGTATCGCGCACTGGAAACAGCCGGATATATCGGAATTATGCTGGCAGGTGCATTCCCGATGGTATACTTGCTGCGCAAATATGCGGCTAAGCCTCTGGAAGCCTTGGGAAGCAAGCTCGGCCTGAGCTCTACCGGAAGTGCGGGTCTGCTCGCTACGATTGCCAACATTCTCGCTATGTTCCGACTCGTTCGTTCCATGCCGCCGAAGGATAAAGTCGTCAACATCTCCTTTGCTGTCTGTGCAGCATTCCTGTTGGGCGACCACCTGTCCTTCTCCGCAAACTTCCAGCCGAACATCATCCTCCCTGTGATGCTCGGTAAGCTGGGTGCCGGTGTGATTGCAATCGGCCTCTCCTATTGGCTGTCCGTGCCAAAGGCTCTCGAGCTGGAAAAGCAAGACCGCGCAGCGGGCATCATCGGGCCGGATGAATACCTCGAAGAAAAATCATCCGTCGCTCAAGAAGTAGCCGCTACGAAAGAATAA
- a CDS encoding GNAT family N-acetyltransferase, whose translation MSLALSGERIILRETIRDDLPAHLDIYNSNPGYNLLRNGTEKVTFAEVASEYDSTLSIPTGQWLTLLADGQIIGVMHLVIMNPADQKSWISLLLLHADCQRNGYGREAVQLAEQHFASAGSAHVHHGVIARNEPALLFWGRLGYEQYRQVLAPVGRLEQPVLLVAKWLTPSQ comes from the coding sequence ATGAGTCTTGCTTTATCGGGAGAGAGGATCATCCTGCGGGAAACCATACGCGACGATCTCCCCGCACACCTGGACATTTACAACAGCAATCCCGGCTACAATCTTTTGCGCAACGGCACAGAGAAAGTCACGTTCGCCGAAGTAGCGTCGGAATACGACTCGACGCTCAGCATTCCCACGGGGCAGTGGCTGACGCTCTTGGCTGATGGGCAGATCATTGGCGTGATGCATCTTGTCATCATGAATCCTGCAGATCAGAAAAGCTGGATCAGCCTTCTCCTCCTCCATGCCGACTGCCAGCGCAATGGCTACGGCAGGGAAGCCGTCCAGTTGGCCGAGCAGCATTTCGCCTCTGCCGGATCTGCGCACGTTCACCATGGAGTGATCGCCCGAAATGAGCCTGCGCTGCTTTTCTGGGGAAGGCTCGGATATGAACAGTATCGTCAGGTCCTTGCGCCAGTAGGTCGGCTGGAGCAGCCTGTCTTGCTCGTAGCCAAATGGCTGACACCATCACAATGA